The following coding sequences are from one Candidatus Eisenbacteria bacterium window:
- a CDS encoding GNAT family N-acetyltransferase has protein sequence MTFTLREARREDAPAIIALVGALAEFEHLPGPSADAVDRFLRHGFGADRHFESLVAEMDGAVVAYTIHFTTYSTFRMRPTLFLEDIFVHPRVRRHGIATALMQRLRALAAERGCGRFEWMVLDWNAGAQALYTRLGAKQLDDWRLCRVDLD, from the coding sequence GTGACGTTCACGCTGCGCGAGGCGCGACGCGAGGACGCGCCGGCGATCATCGCGCTCGTCGGCGCGCTCGCCGAGTTCGAGCACCTTCCCGGGCCGAGCGCCGACGCCGTCGACCGCTTCCTGCGTCACGGCTTCGGAGCGGACCGGCACTTCGAGAGCCTCGTCGCCGAGATGGACGGCGCGGTCGTCGCCTACACGATCCACTTCACGACCTACTCGACGTTCCGCATGCGGCCGACGCTCTTCCTCGAGGACATCTTCGTGCACCCGCGCGTGCGCCGCCACGGCATCGCCACCGCCCTCATGCAACGCCTGCGCGCGCTGGCCGCCGAGCGCGGCTGCGGCCGCTTCGAATGGATGGTGCTCGACTGGAACGCCGGCGCGCAGGCGCTCTACACGAGGCTCGGCGCCAAGCAGCTCGACGACTGGCGCCTGTGCCGCGTCGACCTCGACTAG
- a CDS encoding RNA methyltransferase, translated as MSVLRVRSLDDPRLADYRDIKDGMLRERSAAFAAESREVVRRLLRERRFRARSVLATERALAALADVLDDSVTVFVAPNDVIRDVVGLNFHRGCMAIGERGRPLGLVEALAGAPRRIVVCERLSNPDNVGGIFRDAMAFGAGAVVLSPGCADPLSRKVIRVSIGGALTVPFAEVGDWPATLGRLRDLGYAIVALTTRGGSDVATLAAPSRAALLVGSEGHGLTDDALARADLRATIPMAAGVDSLNAVVACGIALHRLGSAS; from the coding sequence GTGAGCGTCCTGCGGGTTCGGTCGCTCGACGACCCGCGCCTCGCCGACTATCGCGACATCAAGGACGGGATGCTCCGCGAGCGAAGCGCCGCATTCGCCGCCGAGAGCCGCGAGGTCGTCCGGCGCCTGCTGCGCGAGCGCCGCTTCCGTGCGCGCTCCGTGCTCGCGACCGAGCGCGCGCTCGCCGCCCTGGCCGACGTCCTCGACGACTCGGTCACCGTCTTCGTCGCGCCGAACGACGTGATCCGCGACGTGGTCGGTCTCAACTTCCACCGCGGCTGCATGGCGATCGGCGAACGCGGGCGACCGCTCGGCCTTGTCGAGGCGCTCGCTGGAGCGCCTCGGCGGATCGTCGTGTGCGAGCGCCTCTCCAATCCCGACAACGTGGGCGGCATCTTCCGCGACGCGATGGCGTTCGGGGCCGGCGCGGTCGTGCTGTCGCCGGGCTGCGCCGATCCGCTCTCCCGCAAGGTGATCCGGGTATCGATCGGCGGCGCGCTCACCGTCCCCTTCGCCGAGGTCGGCGACTGGCCCGCGACGCTCGGCCGGCTCCGCGATCTCGGCTACGCGATCGTCGCGCTCACGACGCGGGGCGGGAGCGACGTCGCGACGCTCGCCGCCCCGTCACGCGCGGCGCTGCTCGTCGGCAGCGAAGGCCATGGCCTCACCGACGACGCGCTCGCCCGCGCCGACCTGCGCGCGACGATCCCGATGGCGGCGGGCGTCGACTCGCTGAACGCCGTCGTCGCCTGCGGGATCGCGCTCCACCGTCTTGGGTCGGCTTCCTAG
- a CDS encoding LLM class flavin-dependent oxidoreductase, which yields MTRRMHFGLTLPQIKRSWTEARDAAVLFDELGFDSVWVCDHLYGVPMPNLPIFEAWSELAAVAAITSRVELGTLVTPVFFRNVAMLAKQVATIDHVSGGRTVVGLGSGWFAMEFESYGLPFPPVGERLRALDETATALKRLWTNPSVTFEGKHVTLRDAMLEPKPVRRPPILIGGGGEKVLMGIVARHADIWNNLAVNQGQLAEKIDVLRRRCDAEQRDFSEITVSQQCMVVIAEGESAAKEALAKAVKIYGGHMGGGLEAHGIWGTPAQVIDRIERHRKLGCTHLVIELFGRDTREPARLFAEKVLPAFR from the coding sequence ATGACGAGGCGCATGCACTTCGGCCTGACCCTGCCGCAGATCAAACGCTCGTGGACCGAGGCGCGCGACGCGGCCGTCCTGTTCGACGAGCTCGGCTTCGACTCCGTGTGGGTGTGCGACCACCTCTACGGCGTGCCGATGCCGAACCTGCCAATCTTCGAGGCGTGGAGCGAGCTCGCGGCGGTCGCGGCGATCACCTCGCGCGTCGAGCTCGGGACGCTCGTGACGCCCGTCTTCTTCCGCAACGTCGCCATGCTGGCCAAGCAGGTGGCGACGATCGACCACGTCTCGGGCGGACGGACCGTCGTGGGCCTGGGGAGCGGCTGGTTCGCGATGGAGTTCGAGTCGTACGGCCTGCCATTCCCGCCGGTGGGCGAGCGCCTGCGCGCGCTCGACGAGACCGCGACGGCGCTGAAGCGCCTGTGGACGAATCCGAGCGTCACCTTCGAGGGCAAGCACGTGACGCTGCGCGACGCGATGCTCGAGCCGAAGCCGGTGCGCCGCCCGCCGATCCTGATCGGCGGCGGCGGCGAGAAGGTGCTCATGGGGATCGTCGCGCGCCACGCCGACATCTGGAACAACCTGGCGGTGAACCAGGGGCAGCTCGCCGAGAAGATCGACGTCCTGCGCCGGCGCTGCGACGCCGAGCAGCGCGACTTCTCCGAGATCACCGTGTCGCAGCAGTGCATGGTGGTGATCGCCGAGGGCGAGAGCGCCGCGAAGGAGGCGCTCGCCAAGGCGGTCAAGATCTACGGCGGGCACATGGGCGGCGGGCTCGAGGCGCACGGCATCTGGGGCACGCCCGCCCAGGTGATCGACCGCATCGAGCGCCATCGCAAGCTCGGCTGCACGCACCTCGTGATCGAGCTGTTCGGGCGAGACACCCGCGAGCCGGCGCGCCTGTTCGCCGAGAAGGTCCTGCCGGCGTTCCGGTGA